The following coding sequences are from one Trichocoleus sp. window:
- a CDS encoding serine/threonine-protein kinase: protein MSQLPLVRPEIPPGTLIDNRYTIQRLLGQGGLGRTYLAFDTRRFNEPCVLKEFAPSGTGEHGLEKSRNLFKREAKILHQIDHNQIPKFLACFEGDGRLFLVQEYVDGQAYSNLIWERQSRGQTFLEDEIIEWLKKLLPVLDYIHECGIVHRDISPDNIMLPRGKRVPVLIDFGVGKQMSVSGLTGMEQSDPDMVSFVGKVSLVGKVGYAPREQISLGICSSSSDLYALGVTAAVLLTGRDPSLLMDQYSLEWKWRDYAEVSDAFAKVLNKMLADTPKNRYQTAKEVLHDLEQFDQLEGSIEEFSNSTVVSLPPSLEPSPQTVKATIVSPPPVQIGISSPPTRPTVPVERSASINPALIQKCQEELARCIGPMASFVIEEILAQESPISITQLVDALEKEISDPQDAIAFRQRIFRTFSS from the coding sequence ATGTCACAACTACCGTTAGTCAGACCAGAAATCCCACCCGGAACGCTAATTGATAATCGCTACACGATCCAAAGACTTCTGGGGCAAGGAGGATTGGGACGGACCTATCTGGCGTTTGATACTCGTCGCTTTAATGAACCTTGTGTGCTCAAAGAGTTTGCACCCAGCGGCACCGGAGAACATGGACTTGAGAAATCCCGCAATCTGTTTAAACGGGAAGCAAAAATTCTTCACCAAATTGACCACAACCAAATTCCTAAATTTCTGGCTTGTTTTGAGGGTGACGGTCGCTTGTTTTTAGTACAAGAGTATGTTGATGGTCAAGCCTATTCAAACTTGATTTGGGAGCGTCAAAGCCGTGGGCAAACCTTTTTAGAAGATGAAATTATCGAGTGGTTGAAAAAGCTGCTTCCCGTGCTGGACTACATTCATGAGTGTGGTATTGTTCATCGGGATATTTCACCTGACAATATCATGTTGCCTCGCGGGAAGCGGGTGCCCGTCCTGATTGATTTTGGCGTGGGAAAACAAATGTCCGTCTCCGGTCTTACAGGGATGGAGCAGAGTGATCCAGATATGGTTTCATTTGTGGGAAAAGTATCGCTGGTGGGCAAGGTCGGGTATGCACCACGCGAGCAGATTAGTCTGGGAATCTGTTCTTCGAGTAGTGACCTTTATGCATTAGGGGTAACTGCTGCCGTACTGCTGACGGGAAGAGATCCATCTTTGCTGATGGATCAGTATTCGCTGGAGTGGAAATGGCGAGATTACGCAGAGGTGAGTGATGCTTTTGCTAAAGTGCTCAATAAGATGTTGGCTGATACGCCGAAGAATCGATACCAAACAGCAAAAGAAGTGCTTCACGATCTTGAGCAGTTTGATCAACTTGAAGGAAGTATTGAAGAATTCTCCAATTCCACAGTTGTAAGTTTACCTCCGAGCCTTGAACCTTCACCTCAAACGGTCAAAGCAACCATTGTGAGTCCACCACCAGTACAGATTGGTATCAGCAGTCCGCCAACTCGACCAACCGTGCCGGTAGAACGTTCAGCTTCTATCAATCCAGCACTGATTCAAAAATGTCAGGAGGAACTTGCACGCTGTATTGGGCCGATGGCTAGTTTTGTGATTGAAGAAATCCTGGCGCAAGAATCTCCAATCTCAATCACACAGTTAGTTGATGCATTAGAGAAAGAAATTTCTGATCCCCAGGATGCGATCGCCTTCAGACAACGGATCTTCCGGACATTCTCAAGTTGA
- a CDS encoding PhnD/SsuA/transferrin family substrate-binding protein — MRLHRFFLIHLLVFFGLLGAGCGSKEVTSSPEKLTVGMVSYGEEKISIDKFERFKEYLAAETQSVVELEPVYNEVQAIEKIRQKRWDIIFSPPGLAALAIGKEAYIPIFSMQRISSDERALLIVREDSPVQTIADLSNKIVALGKAGSAAGYYLPLYDLYGLTLAEVRFAPTPKTALQWLAEGVVDVGALSEHDFAQYRRELSSARFRILHTSRFIPAGVVLLGSDVDRNEQEQIQKAMREAPSDIAADAGFLPTAALPNYDQFIKLVEKVRPLEAQVKQKPATLVHEALKGETNSEQSGSPSPASP, encoded by the coding sequence AAAAACTGACTGTGGGGATGGTGAGCTACGGGGAGGAGAAAATTTCGATCGATAAGTTCGAGCGCTTTAAAGAATATCTTGCTGCCGAAACCCAATCTGTAGTGGAGTTAGAACCCGTCTATAACGAAGTGCAAGCCATTGAAAAAATTCGCCAAAAACGTTGGGACATCATATTTTCTCCTCCTGGTTTAGCGGCGCTGGCAATTGGCAAAGAAGCTTATATTCCAATCTTCTCCATGCAGCGCATCTCCAGCGACGAGCGTGCTCTCTTGATTGTCCGTGAGGACAGCCCTGTTCAAACGATCGCGGATCTCTCGAATAAAATAGTAGCGCTGGGAAAGGCAGGTTCTGCGGCTGGATACTATTTGCCGTTATACGACCTTTATGGCTTAACACTGGCTGAGGTTCGGTTTGCCCCTACACCAAAAACGGCTCTGCAATGGCTTGCGGAGGGAGTGGTTGACGTAGGGGCGCTATCAGAACATGACTTTGCACAGTATCGACGAGAACTCAGTTCAGCCCGGTTTCGCATTCTTCATACCAGTCGGTTTATTCCTGCTGGAGTTGTCTTGCTGGGGTCGGATGTCGATCGCAATGAGCAAGAGCAAATTCAGAAGGCAATGCGTGAAGCACCTTCAGACATCGCGGCAGATGCAGGATTCCTTCCTACAGCTGCATTACCCAACTACGATCAGTTCATTAAATTAGTTGAGAAAGTTAGACCACTTGAGGCTCAAGTTAAACAAAAGCCTGCCACGCTCGTTCATGAGGCGCTGAAAGGGGAAACAAACTCAGAACAATCTGGCAGTCCATCCCCAGCAAGCCCTTAA